The genomic region GGATCGGCCGCTCCGGCTCGACCGGCAACGCCAGTGGCCCCCACCTGCACTTCGAGATGCGTACGGGACCCGGCTACGGCTCCGACATCGACCCGCTGAAGTACCTCCGCTCCCACGGAGCCGACATCTGACCCACGTACGTGCGACGGTACGGCGGTGAGCAGGATCAGCCCGGCGGCGGCCACCACGGCGCAGGCCGCAGCCGCCGCCGTGCCGGCCGCCCCGTACCGGAAGCCCTCGTCGAACAGCGAGATGCCGACCGCCGCCGCGACCACGGGATTGACGACGGTCACCGTGGCCAGCGGCGCGGTCAGCCCGGCGCCCCGGTAGGCCGCCTGCGAGAGCAGCAGCCCGCCGGACGCGAGCACCGCGATCGCCGCGAGGTCCGGCCACAGCCCGCCCGGCGTGCCCGGACCGAAGCCCTCGGCCACGGACTTGGTGAACACCGAGGCCATGCCGAAGGACGTACCGGCCGCCGCGGCCAGCAGCACGCTGCGCAGCACCGCCCGGTGCATCCGGTGCGCCGCCAGGAACAGCGTCGCCACCCCGGCCCCGGTCACGAACAGCAGCAGGCTCCGCTCACCGCCCGCCAGGGACTGCGCCCGCCCGCCACCGCCGGTCAGGGCCAGCAGCCCCGCCAGACCCACCGTGGCCAGCACCGCCCCGCGCCAGGCCGCGGCGCCCGCCCGGCGCCCCACGAAGAAGGCCGCCATCGGGAGCGCGAAGACGATCGTGAGCGCGCCGAGGGGCTGGACCAGACTCAGCGGCCCGTACGCGAGGGCCGCCACGTGCAGCAGGGCGCCGAGACCGTTCAGCCCCACCGCCACCCACCAGACGCCCCGTCGCAGCGGCGCGAACGGGCGGTCCGGCGTGGTCGCCGCGACCTGTTCCTGGACGATCGCGCCACCCGCGTACGCCAGGGCGGACACGAGGCAGAGCAAGGCCGACAGCGCCAGTGCACTCATGAAGTCCACAATGCCCGACCCGACTTCGCTATTCCTCCGCCCACAGGGGGTCACGAGTCATACTCCTGGCGTAGTACGGGAGTACGCGATCAGGCACGCAGGGCAGCGGAGAAAGACCGGAGAAAGACCGGAGAAAGGCCACGTCTGGACGCGTACGGTGACACCCCGCACGCGGTATGTGAGCCCCGTGGCAGCGGGTTTGGCTGCGGGTGCGTCGGATCCGTACAGTTCCCCTTTTGGGGACTTCCGCAGCAGGCGGATGCGGACGAGTGATCAAGGAACGGCAGCGGCCATGACGGTGACCGAAGACAGCCAGGACTACGGGCACGCATACGGACCGGGCATCGATCCCGAGCGGCTGGCCCTCTGCCTCAGCGTGCTCGACGAGCTGGACAAGCTCGACGTCGACCACCCCGACGCGATCACCGTACGCCGCGCCACCGCCGGCCTGTACCGCACGGTCAAGCAGCGCCGCCGTCAGGAGCGCCGCGCCGCCAAGACCGCCAACGACAAGGCCGTCACCGAGGCGACCGCGACCGGCTCCGCCGAGCGCATCGACGACGAGACCGAGGGCATCCTGCCTTCCTCCGGCACCGAGGCCGGCCGGATCGCCGGGATACTCCAGCGCCCGCGCTCCTGCTACGTCTGCAAGACGCGGTACGTCGAGGTCGACTACTTCTACCACCAGCTCTGCCCGGACTGCGCCCTCGAGAACCGTGCCAAGCGCGAGGCCCGCGCCGACCTCACGGGCAAGCGCGCGCTGCTCACCGGCGGCCGGGCCAAGATCGGCATGTACATCGCGCTGCGGCTGCTGCGCGACGGCGCGCACACCACGATCACCACTCGCTTCCCCAAGGACGCCATCCGCCGCTTCAAGGCGATGGACGACTCGGCGGACTGGATGCACCGCCTGGAGGTCGTCGGCATCGACCTTCGCGACCCGGCCCAGGCCGTGGCGCTCTCCGACCAGGTGGCCGAGGCCGGTCCGCTCGACATCCTGATCAACAACGCGACGCAGACCGTGCGCCGCCTGCCCACCGCCTACGCCGCGCTGGTCGAGGGGGAGGCCGCCCCGCTGCCGGCCGGCGAGCTCCCCGCCCACCACGTCATCGGCGCCTTCAACTCCGGCGCGGTCGACGGCCTGGCGGCGCTGCCCGTCGGCGTGAGCGGGCTCGAGGCGCAGAAGGTCGCCGACCTCGCCCTGGTCGCGGGCAACGCCAGCCTGGAGCGGCATCTCGCCGGCACCGCCATCGACGCGGGCGGCCTGCTGCCCGACGTCGTCGAGAGCAACACCTGGGTGCAGACCATCGACCAGATCTCCCCGGTGGAGCTGCTCGAGACCCAGCTGTGCAACTACACGTCGCCGTTCATCCTGATCAGCGCGCTCCGGCCGGCCATGGCCGAGGCCGCCCGGAAGGCGTCCAGCGGGCGTGCCTACGTCGTCAACGTCTCGGCGATGGAGGGCGTCTTCAGCCGCGGATACAAGGGCGCGGGGCACCCGAACACCAATGCCGCCAAGGCCGCGATGAACATGGTGACGCGGACCAGCGGCCAGGAGATGTTCGAGGCGGACCGCATCCTCATGACCTCGATCGACACCGGCTGGATCACCGACGAGCGCCCGCACTTCGACAAGCTGCGCCTGGCCGAGGAGGGCTTCCACGCCCCCCTCGACCTGGTCGACGGCGCGGCCCGGGTCTACGACCCGATCGTCCGCGGCGAACTCGGTGAGGACCTCTTCGGAGTCTTCCTCAAGGACTACGCCCCCGCGAACTGGTAGGGCCGGCGGGCGCCTACGTGCGTCCCACAGCCGATCCCCTGGGTCCCCTGGGACCCGACGGCCCCCTCGGTGCCCCGAGGGGGCCGTTCGCGTTCCCGGCGGGCCCGGACGCCCGGTACGCGCCCGCCGCGACCAGCTCCAGCACCGGCCGCCAGTCCTCCAGCACGCCCGCGTCCAGGCCCGCGGCGCCGGCCGTGTCGTGTGCCTGGAGCAGGTCCGCCGCCGCCTCGCCGTCCGGGCCGGCCGCCGTCAGGGCGCGGAGGCCCGCCTCGTCCCCGGCCCGCGCGTGCAGCCGTACCAGCCGGGCCACCCGCTCGCCCAGCAGCGGGCGGACCGCCTCAGCGTGATCGGTCCGGGACACTCCGTCACCCGGACGGAGCAGCTCGCCGAGATCCAGTACGAGCCCCGCTGTCTGGAGTTCCTTGTCGAAGGGGTGGGCGCGGCGAAGCAGGGCCGCAGTCCGCAGGCCACGGCCGTCGCGGCAGGCGTGCAGAAGATCCATCAGCTCTGGAACGCTTGAGATGTACGGCACTTCGAACCCCCGTATTCCGGACCTCGCCACCGCCGCTCCCCCCGTCGCCCCCGCGCGCATCCGGCGTCGAGCGGACCATGCTTGTCGCACCCGCGGGTCGAAGACTTCCTGAACTCGCGGCGAAAACAAGAGGGCGACGCGGATTTTGCCTTTCTATCGAGCGGAGGCCCGCTCATATGTGTACTCTGGGGCATCAAGAAGGCCCCATCCGGGCCACGCTCCACCAAGGCGCCACCGCGTCCGGAAACCCTTTAGCCCTTGCCCGGCTCGCGGTCCGCCTGCCGGGTTGCGCGACACGAAGGAGTGCGCGGTGACAGAAATCACGAAGCCCGAACCGACGTCGCTGGAGCGGTCGGGGTCGCGGCCCAAGTCGCGGACCGACGAGCTCGGAAGCCTCGAAGTCTGGGCGCGGTCCGCCCCCATCCGGCTGGCGGGGTACGAGGACGACCTGGCGGAGTCGCACATCCTGCCCGGCGTCGACTAGCGCGGCCCGAGCGACCGGAGGGTCCACGCCGGCCGGTCCGAAGAGAAGAGCGGTACTGAGCGCCCCCGAGCCGACCCGCACCGGGGGCGCTGCCCTGTCCGGCCGGGCACCGCGGGAAGTTCCCGGGCCGCCTACGCCGTGAGCGTCATCGCTGACGGCGATCAAGACTTCCCGCCGCGCGGCCGCCCGGGCAGGCTGAGCCGCATGAAGCTACTGATGCTGGGTGGAACCGAATTCGTCGGACGCGCGATCACCGAGGACGCCCTCGACCGGGGCTGGGAGGTGACCGTCTTCCACCGCGGCCACCACGCGCCCCCGCCGGGCACCGATGCCCTGCACGGCGACCGCACCGCCCCCGGCGGCCTGGACGCCCTTGCCGAGGGGGAGTGGGACCTCGTCGTGGACACCTGGGGCGGTGCTCCCACCGCCGTGCGCGACAGCGCCCGGCTGCTGCGCGACCGGGTCGGGCGGTACGCGTACGTCTCCAGCCGCTCCGTGCACGCCTATCCCGCACCGGCCGGGCTGGACGAGGAGGGTCCCCTGGTGGAGGGCTCGCCCGACGCCGGATCCATCGCCTACGCCGAGGACAAGCGCGG from Streptomyces sp. NBC_00190 harbors:
- a CDS encoding SDR family NAD(P)-dependent oxidoreductase; this translates as MTVTEDSQDYGHAYGPGIDPERLALCLSVLDELDKLDVDHPDAITVRRATAGLYRTVKQRRRQERRAAKTANDKAVTEATATGSAERIDDETEGILPSSGTEAGRIAGILQRPRSCYVCKTRYVEVDYFYHQLCPDCALENRAKREARADLTGKRALLTGGRAKIGMYIALRLLRDGAHTTITTRFPKDAIRRFKAMDDSADWMHRLEVVGIDLRDPAQAVALSDQVAEAGPLDILINNATQTVRRLPTAYAALVEGEAAPLPAGELPAHHVIGAFNSGAVDGLAALPVGVSGLEAQKVADLALVAGNASLERHLAGTAIDAGGLLPDVVESNTWVQTIDQISPVELLETQLCNYTSPFILISALRPAMAEAARKASSGRAYVVNVSAMEGVFSRGYKGAGHPNTNAAKAAMNMVTRTSGQEMFEADRILMTSIDTGWITDERPHFDKLRLAEEGFHAPLDLVDGAARVYDPIVRGELGEDLFGVFLKDYAPANW